GTTtgagtaaagaattttttttcatgtttcaaatTCTGCTCAATGGACACCTTAAGTCAAATGCAGTCAGTTAAATGTAGGAACCGAAAAAGCTGAGGATGCACAGGGACAGTGAAAAACGAGCAATGAACTTGTATTTTGGCAGGGACGTGGCTGCAAGCCTGAATCTACTTCAGCATAAACAGACAAGTGAAAGAAACCAGTATTGGGTTCTACAAGCAATTCAGGGACCCGCTTATCTTTTATCTGTACATTTTGATTTCTATTTGTAAAAGAATGAATGGATGTTGTGCAACATTTCTTTAGTACTGCAGCTGTGGAAAACAACCACATCtggcacattaaaaaaacaatgaaattaaGTGAAGGCTGTACTGTTCTCAAAAGCAGCTACAGATACATGTTCAAGTAACTGGCTGGAAAATAAATATCCAATTTGTCAGATGACAATATATAAACttggaaagatgaaaaaattaaGCCAAAAGAAATATTGCACTTCAGAGAATTCAAATAAAGGAGAGGTTCCCTTCCACCAAACTTCTGTGGGCTTGCAAGGCATAAATTAcacaaacagcatttaaaaacaggATTGCAAAATTCAAAGAGCAAAATTAAAAGCTCTGTTCATGTTCCAGCCATGCAACAAGTGTGCAGCAGATGTTGGAGGCCTAGGGTTAAGAAACCCCGAGGTCTGGATGTACAATTTACAGTGTGTTGTGTTGGCAAGTGTTTGAAGATAAGTTTGTAACAAACATACTGTCAAGCATGTAAAATACAAAGCCCATGACCAGAGGAAATACTGCAAATCTGACAATGACACTTTAAATTGTATGTTCTGAAACAAAGCTGCTATTTCCTAGTATTTTGGAACGAGGAGTTAACAGCGCCAGGGCTCTCGTAGCCAGCAAGCTGTCACACTTGATCGCGGTGAAGACTGACTTTCTTTCCAGTTCCCTTCCTGGTACTGTTGCTGAGTTTTCCAGTGAACCACAAGTTAACTagctacattttaaaatggaGCAGTTCATCTTAACTGCAGCTGACATTTGGATTCTGAAGATGTATCCAGCTTTCACGGTGCATTATACCCTATTTGGGTTAAAAGGCCTGAACTATTATATGTCCCTCCAAACCTAGTGAGCCAAAGACAAAAAGAAGTAATACATGTAAAAATAGCATATTAGAACACTTGAGCTGAGGGAAGCTGTCAGAATATTactggtttgtttctttgttttcaggtttAGGATGATTTCTAAAGCTACAACTGATAAATGTTCTTAAAATAGGTCACATTTTGCACATTAAGTGCTAGAAAAATAACATGTCTCCTACACTTTCAACAGTGGGAGAATTATGGTGTAATGACTATATAAAGCCCTTCCTGCAATTGAGCGGGTTgttcttaatttaaatatttttatctcccAAATAACAGTAAAGCGTCACTCAATACCACACACAGTTCCCATATGAATGCAAGATTGAATGTAGATTAAAAGTCTTGCTGACAGCCTAAACAAGAGCGCATTTCAAGCACATCTGCAAGCTTAACATTAAGGATCAGATTGTCATTTAAACAGACTCCCCTTTACATCACTCCAGTAGCTTAAATGGACTTTACTGTGGGAGTAAATTGCCTGTCTGCTTAATCTGAGAGGGTTTAGATTAAATGAGAACTGCCCTTCTGGAGACGGAGGGGATGGACTGAATAGGTGGGACATGGTATGTGTGCGAGAGATGTAAAATCCACGTAACAAACGCTACCCTGTGTACGTTCTGTTCCTCAGAAGAGTAGTGGCTGTGAGCTGAATCCTGCAAGGGGAAATGCTGGCTGACTTCTACTGTGTGGGGAACCCTTCTGTACTGAACAGATGGAAGAACAGCTCATTCATATATGTTTCCAGTATATGAAACGTATTTCCAGTATGAAAACTATAAAGTTGTTGGAGTCTAGCACTGCAAGAGCAAAGTACGGCTTGGTAGAtgtaaaatatgctgttttaTGTCAGTGGCAGCTGGTTTCATTTCTGTGGCCGATGTGACAAATGACATGAATTCACAATTTTCTCCCCAGTCCCTTGGAAGACATATTCTATAGAATGAAAATAGAAGCATTGAATTATTAAAAATCAGCCCCTTTACATATGAAAATGGTATAGTGTCATGTTAAATACACTTTATTAAGAGGTCAATTAGAGACCTATTTTGAGTTAATGGAattagttcttttttattttacattttaaatgcaatCGTTCAAGGTGTACTTGAGTTTGAAGGAATAGATAATAGAGCAATCTGGTTAAGGGGAATTAGTGTCTGCAGAATCCCTGAGAGCAACGTCAGTGGGTAAAAGGGTGCCGTGGGGCCAGGGGGCTGAGCAGTTATAGGAAGCTTTGCTTGTTATCTGCATGGACTCCCCCAGGCGTGGGAGTGAGGTACGCTTTTTTTTAGTATATTCTCCATATTTGAAGAAACCTGGAgacaatggaaaataaatatggtTAGGCCCTGATTCCCAACCGTGGGTTTAATTTCACTAAATTTTTTTGCATCACTTTCTTAAATCTTATTTGATTCAGTGGAAATTGAGAATACACAAACGTCCTGAGTGCACTGTTGCAGTGGTCGAGGTATGGCTGCTGCGTTAGTCAACGGACAGTTGTTCAGCCACGGCTTTGGTTTGCAATAGGCTCCAAAGCAATGGGTCTAGAAAGACTTTTTTCACTCTTCAAAGGATTTTTTGCTCCCACTATGCCCCTACAGTATTAACTCATAGGAAAATTGTCTCCTTCCCAATGTTACAGGAGAGGAGAAGCCTGCCCGGCTGGCCGCACCGCGCAGCTGTTTGCACCATCGCAGCAGGGAACTGCAGCGGGGCACAGATTCAGCTGGAAAATCACCTCCGAGaagtaaaagtaaaacaaaaggctATTCTTCTTtgagctttttcttcccttcacctGTGTGGCATAAACCACTGTAAAGATATGTATCTACACCCTCATTTCGCCTGGTCTCCAGGTGTATGTGACATTTTCATAGCAGGAATACTGTTTCCGGGATAGACATCCAGGGTGACTATTTCTATTGCTAGCGTCAGCTAAAGAGGAGATCCTTACGGGGCACGAAAGGGGTCACATCTATACTGTATAGAAGAGCCTGGTGGTACTCGAGCGCCTGCTCTTCCCCGGGCACCCGCTGTGCTTGCGGCGTTGGCCCTGCGGAGACAGCCTCGCTGGCCGCGGCGTGCTGCTGTGCCAGCGGGTCCCTGCCCTCCAGGTGCTGCGGCAGAGCACGCCTCCATTTCTCTTGATTCCTCTTGTCTGGTCACAGTTCAggtttctgaaatgctttggcCCAGGGATTTCTTTTGTTTAGGTGATTTGCTCCCAGCAGAGCCTATTATTGGCTTCTAGCGAAGAAAAACATCAAATCGTAAGCAACTACAACGCTTTTTTAACAGTGATTTGAAAATGATATGGGGTATAGCATTGAGGAGCAATCTTGTGTTTTCAGTTGGCTGAAATAGTCTGAATAGAGTGACTGAATAGGTCTTTTCTGTCTGCAGCTGCCTGGGCTCACAGCGTGGATGTCACCGTGAACGTCCAGAGGCGACTGGTGGTCTGGCTTGCCACGGGGCCCACGCTGGCCCACTGGCAAGCAGCCGCCCTGGCAATGCACGTGGCTCCCCCAGCGGCTGCCCTGGCCAAATTCCCCAGATCCTGCCCTAGGAGCCCCGGCCACCACACCTCTACTCCAGCCTCAGGGGACAAGCCAGCTTTCACTCGTTTTCCTGTAAATTGGGCCATGATGCCTCTCATTTCCTGGTGCTTTCCGTCTCATGATCTTATCCCACTGATTTTCCTTTACAAGCAACAGGGAAATGCTGGGAAAGTTgtggaaaacagaaaggagaaacaggTCACACTAGAAATTCTGAAACCTCAGCAAAGCTCTTGTTTAAGGTGATTAATTCAGTGACCTCTGACCATAAGGCAGACCTTCAATTCGCCAGCAGAGGATGAAAGATTCAAGATCTGAATGAGTAAAGAAGGGATGAAGGGTGAGTTAATCCAGTAACTGTGAAAGAACATTTGGAAGTAAGAATACTCAACATGTCTACTTCCTCTCCTAACCCTTTCTCTTGCATGCAATTTATTTCTGGAGAGGCTGGAGTATCAGGTACATTTATATTCTTTTTGCTGCCCACTGTTTGATCCAGATCTAGCCAGCAGAGCAGGCTCATGCTCTTAATGCTGTTAAGTAGCACagcatgcatttatttatatattttaaaaaggaagaaaataagtacTTGCAAAATGTTAGAAGGTTAAGAGAAAATGAGGTACTCCAGTAGCTTGTTACATTTTCATCTGTATTTGCTGATGTTTCTCATCCTATAATACATACATatctacatatgtatatacacatatacatttgGGATAGAAAGAGACAGACAAACCTGTCAGTGACATTGAACACCTTCTGCCTGAGCTGCCTGCAAAACTCCCATGCAGAATATAATCTTTCATCTGTAGTTATAAGCCTTTAAGCTGCTTATACTATTTTTACTCTAAATTCACCTTTCATTTGGTTAGTCTCCAACATTTCAGACAAATTTACGCTTGGAAGTTTCATAGTAATTTCCAGTTAATACTGTTAAAAAGTGAGAAAGGAGTCTTGAAACAAATTATCTCTGTAATGTTGCACATATTTTTACTGCTGGACAGTAAGGAGATACCTCATATGTAGTATCTGATATCCTTAGTAGTGTAGCTTTGATCGtagcttttttcccctaagtagaaaaaaaaaaaagatgtgggaAATCCATTTTGAAAATGCTACTGTCCTACAGTGCTAATGGCCTGAAGATTTTTCCATACACTGGCTACTTGATTATACCAGTAacactttaaaatgagaaaatgagagCATGGAGTAACCTAGACTTGTGGTTCGTCCCTCCTCTAGTCTGTTACTTTGTGAAGCTCCAATCACTAAAGGCtcacatattattttaaaaattttccacTTTCATGTGTGGTTGAGGTTCCATTTCACGCAGCAAAATATGGAGCTATTACTAATGATTGATTTTACTGTAAGGAATAAATGAAGAAGTGAACATAAAATACAGACTAAACACCTTGTCTTCACAACATCATAAATGTTTCAAGATATAACCAATAACGCATTAGACTTCAGTCCTTTCCTCAAATAGAAAAACACTTCTTAAAAGTGTGTATTAACTCTCATTTCTTaggtgctatatttttttcatggTTTCCAGAAAGAAATCCTGAGAAAATTCATAACTCTGTTTATTTCTGCACGGAAAAAATACCATCTGAGTTTTCTTTGATTAAATCATTATGCTCTTTTTCCGCTTTGTTTCCCCCAGAGAGGTAAGAAGACATTAGTAGCAGAGATCAAGTTGCTAAGAGtccaagaaacaaaaataggATATTACTTATGTTTCAACTATCTGGTAAAAGACTGGAAAActaagcaattattttaaataaaaggagatTTCCAGCACTACCAAGATGAGTAATGCTATTCTCactgctgttctgcttttttccccactgcttaGTTTCCCACAGAGGGGTTAAAATCAGCTGAAGAACTAGCAGGAAGACAGGATGAGGCAAACTTTTGGGTTTTGATAGGTATAGTGTGATAAAACCATAACTCCTTATAATTaacatttattgttattatttattgaGCATGCTAAAGTGTGTAATGATTTACAGGGAAATATAGAGATAGGAACATTATGTAACAAAATAAATTGCAACAAAAGTGATGAACACAAGGATGGCCAATACGCCAAGGACGAGCCGTACGGTTCTTTGGAGGGCAAAAGTTTCTTGCCTTGTGCTAATTAGCCCACTGCTGATTTTATCTGTGCTCTGCTAGACATAGGGCATTGACTAATTGTTACCATTACTACATTTTAGTTGCACAGAATATTCGGTTTAAATCCAGACAAGGATGCCAATATTTGATGCGATATACAACATACTCCAAACACAATAGCATGGATTAAAATGACAATAGCCACAAGTGCAAGTAACAGAAAACATTGACACTATCAGTCACGACTAAGCCTCAGCAGCAGTTAAAATTGAGGATGTCAACTCTATAATACAGAGCtgttaatgaaaacaaaagattgaAACAATACTGACTTATTAGGGCTATTTCAATACAGCAGGACTCTCAGTAGTTAAAGCTGTTACATGTTGTCACTAGTATAGTCCTAAAAGGAATTgtgaaaggtttattttttggggggaaaaaaatgtggataTAAGGCTGCGTATCTTTAAACATTAGCTTGTTTgaacttaaaaataatagtaaaaattaCAGATCAGAGCTGAAAAAGGTCCATAACTGCCTAAGAACTGCGGTGTTCAGGATCAAATCTGGCTTAGTAacccatggggaaaaaaaatcatcaaactATGCAATAGGCTGGAAAGGTTGCAGGTGCTTATAGTTTCATAAGTAATGATATATAGGCCTCTGGTCCCTGTTACACAGCCAGAGACCTGCCACCATGTTGGCTAAGCCAAATTCAAGAAGGGTCTGCTGTGATATTCAGATCTGATGCTCACATGCTTCCAGCATTAATTCAGTGGAGCAATCATGGccactgccttaaaaaaaagattcCCCCCCCAGAGGTGGAAGCCTCTTATCCTTTGCCTTAGTGGCTCATGTGCCCTGCCAAGAGGGACCAAGGCAAAGTGAGTGCCTGTGATCACCTCAAATGGGGTAACTTTTTGAAAAAACATCTCCAGTTCCAGAACAAATTTCTCAGGATAACTTTGATACTCTTGgaagttgtttttctgtttgctatACCATATTCCTAGTTTCAAACTCTGATAATAGGGAAGATGCATCCTAGTTTTGAATTTCTAGGCGTAAGTAGTGATAAATGAATACCCCTGTCTACTTATTCCCCCAGAATTCATTAACTATCTTGAACAGAGCATTCATGTACACACGTAAacaatttcttaaaataagacCCTTAATAATTCATGGCTACGTAATTTTGTATTCTCTCCAAGATCCTGTAGGTATATAATGTATACATTGCTATAGCTATGCATACACGTGCGTGTTTATGTGTAGAAACAACAAAAGCAGAGCTCCTACTTTTGACATAAAAACTAGTCAAATGTGCATTGTGGTTTAGCTTCGTAGAATTTCATTAATAGAATTCAGGTgagacatttctgaaaaataaatgtatttctgaagaGGTGGAAGTGCTGGAAGTACACTATTAGTGTTGGATTATTCTGACTTGTGAAATATGTACTATTCGGGGAGGGGGGATGCTGTTTATTCAGGGTAATGAGCTATACATtgatatttcttgctgttttatcATTCAGGGCTGTGAGTCTGTGAAATCACCTGGCTCCTGCCGAGCACCCAAGGGTAGCCGTGCTGGTGCCATTGGCACCAGGCAATAAAGTCGGAGTTTTCTCACTGCTTTTATGTGGGTTAATGCTGTGAGTTTAGCTTTAGCAGCTGGTCCTGAGACTCCTCAGCCGACAAAGATTTATTCAAAGGGTTCAGAGGAAGTACTTAGACCAAAAAAGATTTGAATGGCTCAAGATCTCAAAGTTTTACCAGTCCCTGCAGCTTAAAAGCAAAATGGCACACGGCGCTGGGCTCCTCACGCAGTGCTGCTTCTCCCCAGTGCGTCGTGACTCAAGCCCCTACAGCCCAGCCTGGAGCTGTGCTGGTGCAGGGAGCTGTGGTGTCTACGCTTTAACAGTAAGACGCAATGATTTTCAAGGATATGATGTAAAGCCCAAGCCCATGTAAAGCCCAAGCCCATGGGATTAGACTAAGATTCAAAGCAGGAGGAAGGTGTGTGCCCTCCCTCTGCAGATTGGTTTGGTGACAACATGCACATGGACAACCACCACCTCAGGCTCTGGCCCGGTgtcaagagaaaaagaggaaagtatGGCCAGTGGAGGAGCAAACCCGTTCTCCTCTGCTTTACTATCAGTGTTTTGTCTTTCATGCACCACCTCCTGTGTGGCCCACTCACACGCTTTGCCACACACTGGGCGGCCACCTTGGTGCCCAGGATGACCAGGGACCGCCAAGGACCAAAGGACACCCCACCAGCAGGAAGGGCTGCAGGGGGTGGGAAGATATTATATGCACCCTTGTGCTTGAAAGAAAGTTTCTGACCCTACAATAAAGAAATTATGTGCGGTGGACTGCACCCCATTGTGCTAAGTGGTATGCAAATAAATAACAGAGATGTTCCTCTCACTCCCtccctgatccctcagtcacagaTTTTACATATTTCTTCATTACTGCTCTCCCACCTGCAGAAGCATGGTGGTTAATTTGATAGCAACTGTGCTGGAAGTTGGAAGCTACCCTTGTAATTAAAGACAGCACAGTTAACGACTCCTCACAGAACTGATGTGAGATACACGTCAGTATTGTTATCTACATTCAATAGCTACAACAATCAaagaaggagaagctgcaaagactTGTGTAAAGGACACAGAGAAATATGTAGCTGGGATTAGACTTTGGGAGGTCCTTATTTACCAGCCTCCTTATTAATTTTTGCACTGAGCCTCACTCTTTCACATGCCTTTTACATGCTTTGTAAACATGTGAATTTTCCAACTGATCAGCCAATAATTTGTCCTCTAAAATTTGTGCAGGACAAAAATCAAATTAGTGCAACTTGGTGAGTGAGGCAGACTTGACTCCTCTTTGTCAGCAGTATTTGCAACACTGCCTTCAGTTTCAAGGCACACACCCAGTAACAGTGAAGTCAAAGTGTGGTCATGgctagaaaaatgtatttgacaTTTCACTGCCATAAGTTCTTCTATTTTAGTTATATTATAGCCTCGTTCGTTTGTTTTTTCAAATTCTCTTTATGTTAATATAAAAAGGAATTCAAGCTGAAATAGTTACCATCTGCCTGAAAGAGGACAGGAAAACGTGGTTACAAAAGAATGTCTAAAGCGTGGCGCAAAATACAGGCCTGCTAATGGTAACATTTCTGTCATTAACATTAAACATTAAAGGCTATAATATACAGGAAAACATATTGCGTGGCTTATCACATTTTTAATGAAGGGTTCAGTGTCGTAGCAGGCAAGCGCTGAGAGGAAAAATGTACTTCTTGGATTTTATTTGCTCTCTTGGGAAACTACCTGATCATGATTGTAGCCCGTAGAATAAACCAAATGAACACCAGGCAGTAAGTCAGCAGTCCCCAAAAGGTTAACCGAGCTTCTTCCTAATGTTACAGCAACGATTAAAAAAATTAGCTCGCATTAACCTTTCACCTTTCACTGGATGGTTCAAATCTAGTGCAAGTTGGTAGTGATTGAAAATTGTTACTATAAGTTTAATGTTTTTCTGGGGGCTTACGCAATGTGAGTGGGTGGTCTCTCACTGCTTCCCAGGGGATGCGTGTTTGCCCGATTAAACCCCCAAATAACTTGCCTCAGTTGGCACTAATTGGAAACCTTGCTTGCAATTTCAGCAGAGATGCAGGGAAAGCGTGAGTGCAGGCACTGAGCAAGGTGCTGCGGGTCACGGCTAAAGCAAAAGCCAATTCTGGCTTCCCAGCGAGGTTTGAAAgtgaattttctgaaaaaaagcagaTCTGCCCACCTTTAGTCCTGAGACTCCTCAGCCAACACAGATTTATCCAACGGTGAGGAGGCCCAGCTCTAACCCTAGCGCCCTTGCCATCTCTCCCTGCCTCAGAAATGCAAAATCTAGCACACTTCTAAGGTTCCCTATGACTAATGGACGTGGGTCGGTATAAGGCAATATTAGCACTTCCAAACCCCATGTTGTCCTGGTTCCCTGTGTGCCTTCAAATTTTGTACCTGTTGTAAACATTATGTCAATAACACATGCACAAGCATACACTCTGTGCAAACCCAGCTTGTTTTCACTGGGAAATCCTTTACCCAGTCCGACTgactactctttttctttttctgttgtattttgcagctgcaaaaaaGTCTCAGGCACTGGCTGTGTGCTATTTCTTGCTTCTTGGGTGAGAATGAAAATAATCAGCactcagggtttttttctttcttgagtaAATAGTTCTTGTTAAACCAACCTAAGTAAGGTGATTTGCAGTATGGATTTTTCCCATCTAAGTTATTAGAATAAGTTCAGTCAGCACATTCAACCCTAGTCTCCAGTGGTACATAAATTTAATGCAACACTCAACTCTCCTTTAGTATTTTTGGTGTACGCTTGAGTTTTTCTTGGCAAGGAGAGAAGTGGCAGGTGGAGTGATCAgagacttttttccttcaaagtgaGATTAGGGGTTTTTCAGGTTCCTTTGTTCTGTAAAAGTCTTGGTCTAATTCACTTACAAGGTATCTAGGGCTGAGAATGCCATTTCTTTACTAATTTATATGTTTGGTTTAAAGCCGTGTACTGTTCTCAGTGGAGTTTCTCTATTTTTAGTCACCTTGCTAAGAATTTTAACCAAAGGTTTTTATGCACAGTAAG
This genomic interval from Struthio camelus isolate bStrCam1 chromosome 2, bStrCam1.hap1, whole genome shotgun sequence contains the following:
- the LOC138066294 gene encoding uncharacterized protein; the protein is MLSYAGAYVGISRFPGQSVSCCVSHGRSVSPSPHGGLSAGRAGWRLCFLPGEEKPARLAAPRSCLHHRSRELQRGTDSAGKSPPRSKTAWAHSVDVTVNVQRRLVVWLATGPTLAHWQAAALAMHVAPPAAALAKFPRSCPRSPGHHTSTPASGDKPAFTRFPVNWAMMPLISWCFPSHDLIPLIFLYKQQGNAGKVVENRKEKQVTLEILKPQQSSCLR